The proteins below come from a single Juglans regia cultivar Chandler chromosome 12, Walnut 2.0, whole genome shotgun sequence genomic window:
- the LOC109007843 gene encoding uncharacterized protein LOC109007843, whose translation MLERVLSLRRAAPPHGDEEAENNDDGAADESKTKKQQLLLTTRAFNYFTRMGPIGPCLAFLLLAFLALLSLLLFHSHSFVCVSSYYDPVYRSRFFGLDGLESDFGSLGVPWCRSKHGKTVEWTSKDLLNGLEEFVPIYEARPIKNNMYGMGFDHSFGLWFIARWLKPDLMIESGAFKGHSTWVLRQAMPDIPIVSLSPRHPEKYLKKGPAYVDENCTYFAGKDFVDFGNVDWGSVMKKHGITDLNRVLIFFDDHQNELKRIKQALKVGFQHLVFEDNYDTGTGDHYSLRQICDQSYIRGGGHSCFKDSDEARIRSKRKKFWEKGTDIEELCGPGEAWWGVRGYMRDNFNHSNKPISHAEHFQNSRFLESILDVYWELPPVAGPSLTHQTRYDPARATSPLVEDGRYGLYQRLGLTRLETSTFNGYTQMVYVQISKE comes from the exons ATGCTGGAGCGGGTCCTCTCCCTGCGACGAGCCGCTCCGCCACACGGGGACGAAGAAGCCGAAAACAACGACGATGGCGCCGCAGACGAGTCTAAGACCAAGAAGCAGCAACTCCTGCTCACGACCCGGGCCTTTAACTACTTTACTCGCATGGGTCCCATCGGACCCTGCCTCGCCTTCCTCTTGCTCGCCTTCCTCGCTCTCCTCTCCTTGCTGCTCTTCCACTCCCACAGTTTCGTTTGCGTCTCCTCCTACTACGACCCGGTTTACCGCTCCAGATTCTTCGGGTTAGACGGTCTCGAATCGGATTTCGGATCCCTCGGCGTGCCCTGGT GCAGATCGAAACATGGAAAAACGGTTGAATGGACGTCTAAGGATTTACTCAATGGCTTGGAAGAGTTCGTACCTATATATGAAGCTCGGCCAATTAAGAACAACATGTATGGGATGGGTTTTGACCACAGCTTTGGGCTATGGTTCATTGCTCGATGGCTGAAGCCAGATTTGATGATTGAGAGTGGTGCTTTCAAGGGGCATTCCACTTGGGTTTTGCGGCAAGCGATGCCAGACATCCCAATTGTGTCACTTTCACCCCGACATCCCGAGAAGTATCTCAAGAAGGGACCTGCTTATGTTGATGAAAACTGCACATACTTTGCTGGAAAGGActttgttgattttggaaatGTTGATTGGGGAAGTGTGATGAAGAAACATGGGATTACTGATCTGAATCGGGTTCTTATATTTTTTGATGACCATCAGAATGAATTGAAAAG AATAAAGCAGGCCCTTAAAGTTGGCTTCCAACATCTTGTTTTTGAGGATAACTATGACACTGGAACTGGAGATCATTATTCCTTAAGGCAGATATGTGATCAATCTTATATAAGAG GAGGTGGCCACAGCTGTTTTAAAGACAGTGATGAAGCTCGGATTAgatcaaaaagaaagaaattctgGGAGAAAGGGACGGATATAGAAGAACTTTGTGGGCCGGGTGAAGCATGGTGGGGTGTTAGAGGGTATATGCGGGATAACTTCAACCACAGTAATAAGCCAATCTCCCATGCAGAACACTTTCAGAACAGCCGCTTTCTGGAATCAATTCTTGATGTTTATTGGGAACTCCCTCCGGTTGCTGGACCTTCTCTTACTCATCAAACAAGATACGATCCGGCTCGTGCAACCAGTCCTCTTGTTGAAGATGGTCGGTATGGCTTGTACCAGCGGCTCGGTCTAACCAGGCTGGAGACTTCTACATTTAATGGATATACTCAGATGGTTTATGTTCAGATATCAAAAGAATAG
- the LOC109007841 gene encoding transcription factor bHLH68-like: protein MMAGNPNWWSIHPPSLFPQYAHLGSSSLSLNPLADNQEPDQQPWNQLQLAKFSAGDDERFGLSNFHNKKLENWEDQILNPSPRVPVLDIILKQEISQNNNLYGHGEEEFHAPRSSAWSQIMPVVSSPRSYVTSFTNNHIFDFSYNKVKSRNYQHPDHPSESASSTVGGRYKKARIQSSSSQPPLKVRKEKLGDKITALHQLVSPFGKTDTASVLLEAMGYIRFLLGQIEALSSPYLGNTSKDPRNPQCDTQDLINKPKELRNRGLCLVPTSCTQHAVGSENGADYWAPTFGSGF, encoded by the exons ATGATGGCTGGAAACCCTAACTGGTGGAGCATTCATCCACCATCTCTCTTTCCTCAATATGCGCACCTTGGATCTTCTTCACTTTCTTTGAATCCTTTGGCAGATAACCAAGAGCCTGACCAGCAGCCATGGAACCAACTACAATT AGCAAAATTTTCGGCAGGGGATGACGAAAGGTTTGGTCTGagtaattttcataataaaaagttagaaaattGGGAGGACCAAATCTTAAATCCGTCTCCAAGGGTACCTGTTCTTGATATAATTCTAAAGCAAGAGATTTCCCAAAACAACAACTTGTACGGTCATGGAGAGGAAGAATTTCACGCACCTAGATCATCAGCTTGGTCACAAATCATGCCAGTAGTTTCTTCCCCGAGGTCATATGTCACCAGTTTCACTAATAACCATATATTTGACTTCTCTTATAACAAGGTGAAAAGCAGAAATTATCAACATCCAGATCATCCATCTGAG AGTGCTAGCTCAACCGTTGGTGGGAGATATAAGAAGGCTAGGATTCAGTCCTCTTCAAGCCAACCACCTCTAAAG GTGAGAAAGGAGAAGCTAGGTGATAAAATAACAGCACTTCACCAGCTAGTTTCCCCATTCGGAAAG ACTGACACTGCTTCTGTTTTGTTAGAAGCAATGGGGTATATCAGATTCCTTCTGGGTCAAATTGAG GCTCTCAGCTCCCCTTACTTGGGCAATACATCAAAAGACCCGAGGAACCCGCAGTGT gataCCCAAGATCTAATTAATAAGCCAAAGGAGCTAAGGAATAGAGGGTTGTGCTTGGTTCCTACGTCTTGCACTCAGCACGCGGTAGGAAGTGAGAATGGTGCTGATTATTGGGCTCCGACTTTCGGCAGTGGGttttga
- the LOC109007844 gene encoding auxin-responsive protein IAA27-like: MSIPLEHNYIGLSEASSMERSSEKLSSSYSSTLSTEVEKSSTLNLKETELTLGLPGSEVPERKPGLGVSLFGKDLEDKNNGYSLSTLKNPVSGAKRGFYDAIDGSSGKWVLSMSNVSEVDLGKGAVLFSTRTGNSGKPFADLEGKNNTQQSCPLATPTTKEASSVPQSSKPVQDKKPQIPVANEHGSAPAAKAQVVGWPPIRSFRKNSMASNLTKTADEAEGKTGFGCLYVKVSMDGAPYLRKVDLKTYKNYMELSSALEKMFSCFTIGQCSSRGLRGRDGLNESCLRDLLHGSEYVLTYEDKDGDWMLVGDVPWEMFTDSCRRLRIMKGSEAIGLVC; the protein is encoded by the exons ATGTCTATACCACTGGAACATAATTACATAGGCTTATCAGAGGCTTCTTCAATGGAAAGAAGCTCTGAAAAGCTTTCATCTTCCTACTCTTCTACTCTCTCCACTGAGGTTGAGAAGAGCTCTACTCTCAACCTCAAGGAGACTGAGCTCACACTTGGCTTGCCTGGGTCTGAGGTCCCAGAGAGAAAACCAGGACTGGGGGTCTCCCTTTTTGGCAAGGACTTGGAGGATAAGAATAATGGGTATTCTCTGAGCACTCTAAAAAACCCTGTGTCTGGGGCTAAGAGGGGTTTCTATGATGCCATTGATGGTTCTTCTGGGAAATGGGTTTTATCTATGTCTAATGTATCTGAGGTTGATTTGGGTAAAGGGGCTGTTTTGTTCTCTACTAGAACTGGGAATAGTGGTAAGCCTTTTGCTGATTTAGAGGGTAAGAATAATACCCAGCAGTCATGTCCGCTCGCAACACCAACCACGAAAGAGGCTAGTTCTGTTCCTCAATCTTCAAAGCCAGTTCAGGATAAGAAGCCTCAGATTCCTGTTGCAAATGAACATGGCAGTGCTCCTGCTGCAAA GGCACAGGTTGTAGGATGGCCCCCAATTCGTTCATTCAGAAAAAACAGCATGGCCTCCAATTTGACGAAAACTGCCGATGAGGCTGAAGGAAAAACTGGATTTGGATGCCTTTATGTAAAAGTTAGCATGGACGGTGCTCCGTACCTAAGGAAGGTTGATCTCAAAACGTATAAGAATTATATGGAACTGTCATCGGCTCTGGAGAAGATGTTTAGCTGCTTTACCATTG GGCAGTGCAGTTCTCGTGGACTTCGAGGGCGGGATGGCCTAAACGAGAGTTGCTTGAGGGATCTTCTCCATGGCTCTGAATATGTGCTGACATATGAAGACAAGGATGGGGATTGGATGCTTGTTGGTGATGTCCCCTGGGA AATGTTCACCGACTCCTGTAGGAGGCTAAGGATCATGAAAGGCTCGGAGGCAATTGGGTTAG TCTGCTGA
- the LOC109007845 gene encoding aquaporin TIP2-1-like: protein MARIAFGRFDDSFSLGSLKAYLAEFISTLLFVFAGVGSAIAYNKLTSNAALDPAGLVAIAICHGFALFVAVSVGANISGGHVNPAVTFGLALGGQITVLTGIFYWIAQLLGSIVACFLLKAATGGLTIPIHSLASGVGAIEGVVMEIIITFALVYTVYATAADPKKGSLGIIAPIAIGFIVGANILAAGPFSGGSMNPARSFGPAVASGDFHDNWIYWVGPLVGGGLAGLVYGNVFMIHHHEHAPLSNEY from the exons ATGGCTAGAATTGCCTTCGGACGATTCGATGATTCGTTTAGTTTGGGCTCTTTGAAAGCCTATCTGGCCGAGTTCATCTCAACCTTGCTGTTTGTTTTTGCTGGTGTTGGTTCTGCTATAGCTTACA ATAAGTTGACATCCAATGCAGCACTGGATCCAGCCGGGCTGGTAGCCATTGCTATCTGCCATGGGTTTGCTCTCTTTGTTGCAGTCTCTGTGGGTGCCAACATCTCCGGTGGCCATGTCAACCCTGCCGTCACCTTTGGATTGGCACTCGGCGGTCAAATCACAGTCCTTACTGGCATCTTCTACTGGATTGCCCAGCTTCTTGGCTCCATTGTTGCATGCTTCCTCCTCAAGGCAGCCACTGGAGGCTTG acaatTCCCATCCACAGCCTTGCCAGCGGAGTCGGAGCCATCGAAGGAGTGGTGATGGAGATCATCATCACCTTTGCTCTGGTTTACACAGTCTATGCAACTGCAGCTGACCCCAAGAAGGGTTCACTAGGCATAATTGCCCCCATTGCCATTGGTTTCATTGTTGGTGCCAACATCTTGGCTGCCGGACCATTCTCCGGTGGATCGATGAATCCAGCCCGGTCATTTGGACCTGCCGTGGCTAGCGGTGACTTCCATGACAACTGGATCTACTGGGTTGGGCCCCTCGTCGGCGGTGGATTAGCCGGGCTTGTATATGGCAATGTGTTCATGATTCACCACCATGAACATGCTCCTCTATCGAATGAGTATTGA
- the LOC109007836 gene encoding protein JINGUBANG-like has translation MESHGEVDLRGFMDEERKKINLPRRLSFGAHHNSSEPNIYNIASPRLSSTSATSIPLWPLSPETPWTLSPVRTSPSQPLLYHCIASLHRHDGNIFSITLTKDFIFTGSESKRIHVWKQPDCTEIGYIRANSGQVRALLAYGRMLFTTHGDCKIRVWNVSITENSRPKKIATLPQRSPFSLMFPRKSSHQHRNIISCLAYNHEERLLYTGSWDKTVKAWNVSEKHCVDSFVAHEGHVNAIVVNEHDGCVFTCSSDGSVKIWRRVSGENSHILTMTLKFQLSPVNALALSLSPSTCLLYSGSSDGLINFWEKEKMSGRYNHGGFLQGHHFSVLCLVAIGDIVFSGSEDSTIRVWRREEGNCLHSCLSVIEGHHGPVKCLAASLELDNLVKCMLIYSASLDQTFKVWRVKIYPIEKPNSEELVKDQQREVVEFETSPVLSPSWVEKKLQRDHFQ, from the coding sequence ATGGAAAGCCATGGCGAGGTGGATCTAAGAGGATTCATGgatgaagaaaggaagaaaatcaACTTACCGAGGAGACTTTCTTTTGGTGCTCATCACAATTCATCTGAACCTAACATATACAATATTGCTTCTCCAAGACTATCTTCTACTTCAGCAACATCGATCCCACTTTGGCCATTAAGCCCCGAGACGCCATGGACACTCTCCCCCGTGCGCACATCTCCCTCTCAACCTCTTCTTTACCATTGCATAGCCTCGCTCCACCGCCATGACGGTAACATTTTCTCTATCACACTCACGAAAGATTTTATATTCACCGGCTCTGAGAGTAAACGAATCCACGTCTGGAAGCAACCTGACTGCACTGAAATAGGTTACATAAGGGCTAATTCTGGTCAAGTTCGTGCCCTCTTGGCCTATGGAAGAATGCTATTCACCACACATGGTGACTGCAAGATTCGCGTATGGAATGTGTCCATCACGGAGAATTCTCGACCAAAGAAGATCGCAACCTTGCCTCAAAGAAGTCCATTCTCCTTAATGTTTCCGAGGAAGAGCAGCCACCAACACAGAAACATAATTTCTTGCCTGGCATACAACCACGAAGAAAGGCTTTTATACACAGGTTCCTGGGACAAAACGGTGAAGGCCTGGAATGTCTCTGAAAAGCATTGTGTGGATTCCTTCGTGGCTCATGAAGGTCATGTCAATGCAATTGTTGTCAATGAACATGATGGGTGTGTTTTCACTTGCTCCTCTGATGGCTCAGTGAAAATATGGAGAAGAGTGTCTGGAGAAAACTCTCATATCCTCACCATGACactcaaatttcaactttcacCGGTCAATGCCTTGGCGCTGAGCTTGTCGCCAAGCACATGCTTGCTCTACTCTGGCTCCTCAGATGGGCTTATAAATTTCTGGGAGAAGGAAAAGATGTCTGGGAGATATAACCATGGAGGGTTTCTGCAAGGCCATCATTTTTCTGTCCTTTGCTTAGTAGCCATAGGAGACATAGTCTTTAGTGGTTCAGAGGATTCAACCATCAGGGTATGGAGGAGAGAGGAAGGAAATTGCTTGCATTCATGTCTTTCAGTAATCGAAGGACATCACGGGCCAGTGAAATGCTTAGCTGCTTCTTTAGAGTTAGATAATTTGGTCAAGTGTATGCTGATTTATAGTGCAAGTTTGGATCAAACTTTTAAGGTATGGCGGGTCAAGATTTATCCCATCGAGAAGCCAAACTCAGAGGAGCTAGTTAAAGACCAGCAAAGAGAAGTTGTGGAGTTTGAGACAAGTCCGGTACTTTCACCATCATGGGTTGAGAAGAAGCTTCAAAGAGATCATTTCCAGTAG
- the LOC109007842 gene encoding peroxisome biogenesis protein 2-like → MDKETLAAPSSSSSSSSSSSSSSTASMSNTTLPPQEDAWVETYRKFLPHWKSLSHSHQSAIPISISRVNQVDAARLDVEMSAMLKEQLVKVFSLMKPGMLFQYEAELDAFLEFLIWRFSIWVDKPTPGIALMNLRYRDDRAMETRGKVRTGLEGPGLTVAQKIWYCVAAVGGQYVWARLQSFSAFRRWGDSEQRTFARRAWMVIQRIEGLYKVASFGNLLIFLFTGRYRNLIERALRARLVYGSSNMNRSVSFEYMNRQLVWNEFSEMLLLLLPLLNSSSVRKFLHPADKSSSSTEDDTTCPICLASPTIPFLAVPCQHRYCYYCLRTRCAAVPLFRCSRCSEPVVAMQQHGGVNNLIPKK, encoded by the exons ATGGATAAAGAAACCCTAGCCGCTCCATCATCttcgtcttcatcatcatcatcatcatcttcttcttcgacAGCTTCAATGAGTAACACAACTCTTCCACCACAAGAAGACGCTTGGGTTGAAACTTACCGGAAATTTCTTCCTCATTGGAaatccctctctcactctcaccaG TCAGCAATCCCAATTTCAATCTCGAGAGTAAATCAAGTCGATGCAGCAAGACTGGACGTTGAAATGTCAGCCATGTTGAAAGAGCAACTGGTTAAGGTGTTCTCTTTGATGAAG CCAGGAATGTTATTTCAATACGAAGCGGAGCTTGATGCTTTCCTCGAGTTTCTTATTTGGCGATTCTCAATTTGGGTAGATAAGCCTACTCCTGGTATTGCTCTCATGAATTTGAGGTACAGAGATGATCGCGCAATGGAGACAAGAGGAAAAG TCAGAACAGGTTTGGAAGGACCAGGACTGACTGTGGCTCAGAAGATTTGGTATTGTGTTGCCGCCGTTGGTGGTCAATACGTATGGGCACGTTTACAGTCATTCTCTGCTTTTCGTAGATGGGGTGATTCTGAGCAG AGGACATTCGCACGGCGAGCATGGATGGTGATACAGCGTATAGAAGGATTATACAAAGTTGCCTCATTTGGCAACCTGCTCATATTTCTTTTTACCGGAAG ATACAGGAATCTTATTGAACGAGCTTTGAGAGCTAGGCTTGTCTATGGGAGCTCTAATATGAACCGATCTGTTAGCTTTGAGTACATGAACCGCCAATTAGTGTGGAATGAATTCTCG GAGATGTTGTTGctgcttcttcctcttcttaaTTCATCATCCGTAAGAAAATTTCTTCACCCTGCGGATAAATCTTCAAGTTCCACAGAGGATGACACTACTTGCCCCATTTGTCTGGCTAGTCCAACCATTCCGTTTCTTGCTGTCCCTTGTCAACACAG ATACTGTTATTACTGCCTTAGGACGCGGTGCGCTGCAGTTCCTTTATTCAGATGTTCCAGGTGTAGTGAGCCGGTCGTTGCTATGCAGCAGCATGGCGGGGTGAACAATttaatcccaaaaaaatga